A region of Acidisarcina sp. DNA encodes the following proteins:
- a CDS encoding glycosyltransferase family 2 protein — MRKTISVAIITKNEEANLARTLESVRWADERIVVDSGSTDHTVEIARDHGAKVFLEEWKGFAGQKNSAIAKCTGELVLSLDADEEVSAELATEIQAMLSGDAPGRAYSVPRRNHFLGRWIRYGGYFPDRKLRLFPRGACVFEERTVHESMQLAGNIALDASSLQGSLYHHSYPTLEDYIEHMNRYSSLGAEMASSAGKASRSLPAFVNHVLLNPAATFAYNYLFRLGFLDGREGLLLHLYHSAYISWKYAKAWQISRKSGSDSA; from the coding sequence ATGCGCAAGACAATCTCGGTCGCGATCATCACGAAAAACGAAGAGGCCAATCTCGCACGAACCCTCGAAAGCGTGCGATGGGCAGATGAGCGGATCGTCGTCGACTCCGGCTCGACCGACCACACGGTGGAGATTGCCCGCGACCACGGTGCAAAGGTTTTTCTGGAAGAGTGGAAGGGATTTGCCGGACAGAAAAATTCGGCAATCGCAAAGTGTACCGGCGAGTTGGTGCTTTCGCTGGATGCGGACGAAGAAGTAAGCGCGGAGCTGGCGACTGAGATTCAAGCGATGCTCTCGGGCGATGCACCCGGCCGGGCGTACTCTGTTCCACGCCGCAATCACTTCCTTGGCCGCTGGATCCGGTATGGCGGCTATTTCCCGGACCGCAAGCTGCGCCTCTTTCCACGCGGTGCCTGCGTCTTTGAAGAGCGCACCGTGCATGAATCCATGCAATTGGCCGGCAATATCGCGCTCGACGCCTCCTCGCTGCAGGGGAGCCTCTACCACCATAGCTATCCCACGCTCGAGGACTACATCGAGCACATGAACCGCTACAGCAGTTTGGGCGCCGAGATGGCCAGCTCTGCGGGAAAAGCCAGCCGGAGCCTGCCCGCCTTTGTGAACCATGTGCTGCTGAACCCGGCGGCCACGTTCGCCTACAACTACCTCTTTCGCCTGGGCTTTCTGGATGGCCGCGAGGGCCTCCTGTTGCACCTCTATCACTCCGCCTACATCAGTTGGAAGTACGCCAAGGCCTGGCAAATCTCCCGAAAGTCCGGTAGTGACTCAGCTTGA
- a CDS encoding homoserine dehydrogenase — protein sequence MTKNPPIEKNPPAEKKITHLPTGHTRSSGSLKIAILGFGTVGASVAKILCELKPKGLELTHIFNRGVARKRVPWVPHSVQWTEDFQDVLASGADVVVELAGGLDPAGEWVRKALTAGKSVVTANKQLIAHHGVALEKLASARGCHLLYGAAVAGGIPVIPGLQYGLAGDRLTQLQGILNGTCNFILSKMEEGAEFHPVLSEAQALGYAEANPTEDVAGYDARAKLVILMRLAMRADVHPEEVPCRSITDVSAIDFTYARDLGCTIRQISRGQLHEEGVVATVGPMLVPRSSPLAWSRGTENMVIASGQFGGDVVFSGHGAGGHPTAVAVVSDLLSIVHGSSLVDLPSRKATVGGEFVVPHYIRFVVDDRPGIISEIAASLAEFEVNIDAILQKPGHPKHNLPFVVTVEPCGSSALKKAFARIAKMDCLREVPLDLQILES from the coding sequence ATGACGAAGAATCCGCCCATAGAAAAGAATCCGCCCGCAGAGAAGAAGATCACGCACCTGCCAACCGGCCACACGCGCAGCTCCGGCAGCCTCAAAATCGCGATTCTCGGCTTTGGCACAGTTGGCGCTTCCGTGGCGAAGATTCTATGCGAATTGAAGCCCAAGGGCCTGGAGCTAACGCACATCTTCAACCGCGGCGTAGCGCGGAAACGCGTGCCGTGGGTGCCGCATTCGGTGCAGTGGACCGAGGATTTCCAGGATGTGCTGGCCTCCGGTGCGGATGTGGTCGTCGAGCTGGCTGGTGGCCTCGATCCTGCAGGGGAGTGGGTGCGCAAGGCGCTGACGGCAGGCAAATCCGTAGTCACGGCGAATAAGCAGCTCATCGCGCACCATGGCGTAGCATTGGAGAAGCTGGCCAGCGCACGCGGCTGTCATCTGCTCTATGGCGCGGCAGTTGCAGGAGGTATTCCGGTCATTCCCGGCCTGCAGTATGGACTCGCGGGCGATCGTCTTACGCAATTGCAGGGCATCTTGAACGGCACCTGCAACTTCATCCTCAGCAAGATGGAGGAAGGGGCGGAGTTCCACCCCGTACTCTCCGAGGCGCAGGCGCTGGGGTATGCGGAGGCCAATCCCACCGAGGATGTTGCTGGCTACGATGCACGGGCCAAGCTGGTGATCCTGATGCGGCTTGCGATGCGGGCCGATGTGCACCCGGAAGAGGTGCCATGCCGCTCGATTACCGATGTCTCCGCGATTGATTTCACTTATGCCCGAGACCTGGGCTGCACCATTCGCCAGATCTCCCGCGGGCAGTTGCACGAGGAGGGTGTAGTGGCTACGGTTGGTCCCATGCTGGTGCCGCGCAGTTCGCCTCTGGCATGGTCGCGCGGAACCGAGAACATGGTGATTGCCAGCGGACAGTTTGGTGGGGATGTCGTCTTCTCCGGCCATGGCGCTGGCGGGCACCCGACCGCTGTGGCCGTTGTATCGGATCTGCTGTCGATTGTTCACGGATCGAGCCTGGTGGACCTGCCCAGCCGTAAGGCTACAGTGGGAGGAGAATTCGTGGTGCCGCATTACATCCGCTTTGTGGTGGATGACCGTCCCGGCATCATCTCGGAGATTGCAGCGAGCCTCGCCGAGTTCGAAGTGAACATCGACGCAATTCTGCAGAAGCCGGGCCATCCCAAGCACAATCTTCCATTTGTCGTTACGGTGGAGCCATGCGGTAGCTCCGCCCTCAAGAAGGCTTTTGCCCGCATTGCGAAGATGGATTGCCTGCGAGAAGTTCCTCTGGACCTGCAGATTCTCGAGAGCTGA
- a CDS encoding DegT/DnrJ/EryC1/StrS family aminotransferase yields the protein MREIPLSAPDITEAEIDAVVKVLRSPRLSLGPVLAEFERSTAEYVDAAYAVAVNSGTSALHLAMLALGIAPEDEVIVPSFSFVAVANVVRYVGAKPVFADIDPITLNLDPAKVEAAITPRTRAILVVHTFGVPAEMTAILDIARRHHLRVIEDACEALGAEYGGKKVGPLGDAGVFAFYPNKQITTGEGGMLVTNNGEIATAARALRNQGRRDSDDWFQHSEVGYNYRISEMNCALGVEQMKRIETILARREQVASQYRQRLAADSRLILPAAAPANQRANRAANQRISWFVYVLRLSPQFTHADRDGVMKDLAADGIASGRYFAPIHLQPAYRSFRNCSASLAVTESESARCIALPFYNRITEDDVERVCDSLLRSLDRRPQLSR from the coding sequence ATGAGGGAGATTCCTCTTTCTGCGCCGGACATCACCGAAGCGGAGATCGATGCGGTGGTGAAAGTGCTTCGCAGCCCGCGCCTGAGCCTGGGTCCTGTGCTGGCCGAGTTTGAGCGCAGCACCGCGGAGTATGTCGATGCGGCCTATGCGGTAGCGGTAAACTCCGGCACCAGCGCATTGCACCTGGCCATGCTTGCGCTTGGGATTGCCCCGGAAGATGAAGTCATCGTTCCGTCGTTCAGCTTTGTCGCGGTGGCCAACGTAGTTCGCTATGTCGGCGCCAAGCCGGTCTTTGCCGACATCGATCCCATAACCCTCAATCTCGATCCTGCAAAGGTGGAAGCGGCGATCACCCCTCGAACCCGGGCGATTCTTGTGGTGCATACCTTCGGCGTGCCCGCCGAGATGACGGCCATCCTCGATATTGCCCGACGCCATCACCTCCGCGTCATCGAAGATGCATGCGAGGCCCTGGGTGCGGAGTACGGCGGCAAGAAGGTCGGTCCACTGGGCGATGCCGGCGTCTTTGCCTTCTATCCCAACAAGCAGATCACGACGGGCGAAGGCGGAATGCTGGTGACGAACAACGGCGAGATTGCGACAGCGGCACGGGCGTTGCGCAACCAGGGGCGGCGCGACTCCGACGACTGGTTCCAACATAGCGAGGTCGGCTACAACTACCGCATCTCCGAGATGAACTGTGCGCTCGGAGTGGAACAGATGAAGCGGATCGAGACGATCCTTGCGCGGCGCGAGCAGGTTGCGTCGCAGTATCGGCAGCGCCTTGCGGCAGACTCCCGGTTGATTCTGCCTGCTGCTGCACCAGCAAACCAACGGGCAAACCGAGCGGCAAACCAAAGGATCAGTTGGTTCGTCTATGTACTGCGCCTCAGTCCGCAGTTTACCCACGCGGACCGCGATGGAGTCATGAAAGATCTGGCCGCGGATGGCATTGCGTCCGGGCGCTACTTCGCTCCGATCCACCTCCAGCCGGCCTACCGATCCTTTCGCAATTGCAGCGCCAGCCTCGCGGTCACAGAGTCGGAGTCAGCCCGCTGCATCGCGCTTCCCTTCTACAACCGGATTACTGAAGATGACGTGGAGCGCGTATGCGACAGCCTGTTGCGCTCCCTGGATCGACGGCCCCAGCTCTCCCGCTAG
- a CDS encoding NAD-dependent deacylase, with amino-acid sequence MNQQLARGVAPDAIEVRPTDRVFVLTGAGISAESGLKTFRDGNGLWAGYRVETVATPEGWEANPELVWQFYSERRKEAQASQPNAAHHALAELEEKIGDRLFLCTQNVDDLHERAGSQNMVHMHGELFQSRCEAECGAPVIADHNCYESLGEIPRCACGARLRPHIVWFGEIPLEMARIQQEIDRCSILLVVGTSGAVYPAASFVHWANMRSGDPVRTYYVGPEEPMNAKAFTQILLGKAGEKMPGLFRVL; translated from the coding sequence ATGAATCAGCAATTGGCAAGAGGAGTTGCGCCAGACGCGATCGAGGTCCGTCCCACAGACCGCGTCTTTGTCCTGACGGGAGCCGGGATCAGCGCAGAGAGCGGATTGAAGACCTTCCGCGATGGCAACGGGTTGTGGGCCGGGTATCGAGTGGAGACGGTGGCCACTCCGGAAGGCTGGGAGGCCAATCCCGAACTGGTCTGGCAGTTCTATTCGGAGCGCCGGAAGGAAGCGCAGGCAAGTCAGCCCAATGCTGCACACCATGCCCTGGCCGAATTGGAAGAGAAGATCGGCGACCGCCTCTTTCTCTGTACTCAGAATGTGGACGACCTGCATGAACGCGCCGGTTCGCAGAATATGGTGCACATGCACGGTGAGCTCTTCCAGTCGCGATGCGAGGCGGAGTGTGGTGCCCCAGTTATTGCAGACCATAATTGTTACGAATCGCTAGGCGAGATTCCCCGGTGCGCGTGCGGTGCCCGGCTGCGGCCTCACATCGTCTGGTTTGGAGAGATTCCGCTGGAGATGGCGCGCATTCAGCAGGAGATTGACCGCTGCTCCATTTTGCTGGTCGTCGGTACGTCCGGTGCGGTATATCCCGCGGCGAGCTTTGTCCATTGGGCGAACATGCGCTCCGGAGACCCGGTCCGCACGTATTATGTCGGCCCGGAGGAGCCAATGAATGCAAAGGCATTCACGCAAATCCTGCTGGGCAAGGCAGGGGAGAAGATGCCTGGGCTCTTCCGGGTTCTGTAA
- the cyaY gene encoding iron donor protein CyaY, whose translation MIEELEFRRHADKAIESLTKSLFAAEEQVGFEVDEQNGVLNIVFEDPAGKFVITPNAPVQQIWISALSTSFKLDWNGASGTFILPKTGEALKPLIARLISEHMGIEPVSLP comes from the coding sequence ATGATCGAAGAGCTGGAATTCCGGCGCCACGCCGATAAGGCCATTGAATCCCTGACGAAGAGCCTCTTCGCCGCCGAAGAACAGGTTGGCTTTGAAGTCGATGAGCAAAACGGCGTCCTGAACATCGTCTTCGAGGATCCTGCCGGAAAGTTCGTAATCACGCCCAACGCACCCGTCCAGCAGATTTGGATCTCGGCCCTTTCGACCAGCTTCAAGCTGGATTGGAATGGAGCCAGCGGTACATTCATCCTGCCCAAGACGGGCGAGGCGCTGAAACCACTGATTGCCCGGTTGATCAGCGAACACATGGGAATCGAACCCGTTTCCTTGCCCTGA
- the neuC gene encoding UDP-N-acetylglucosamine 2-epimerase: protein MKRTIAVVTTSRADYSHLYWPMHDLRAHPDVDLKVIALGSHLSPEFGMTIREIERDGFPIAGRIECLLSSDTDVGMAKTIGLATLSLADLLGTMRPDLLLLIADRYEMLAPAAVALALRIPVAHIEGGEISEGAIDDAVRNALTKMSHIHFTSTYGARARVLSMGEEEWRVQRAGAPSLDHLTRQKLYSRQALEQRLEVNLAQPTLLVAYHPVTILRDTTVEADALFEALASIEGQILFCYPNADAGSRLLIERTHDFLRHRGQGKVFTNMDALTYWSLLRHVDALVGNSSSGIMETASFALPTVNVGMRQQGRERARNVIDAAPDAGSIREAILQARSLAFRNSLDGMTNPYGEGTASRRIVEVLTTVPLGPTLLVKHAPERAL from the coding sequence ATGAAACGAACGATTGCGGTAGTAACGACTTCGCGTGCCGACTATAGCCATCTGTACTGGCCGATGCACGACCTGCGCGCGCACCCGGATGTTGACCTCAAGGTCATCGCGCTGGGGTCGCACCTCTCTCCCGAGTTTGGTATGACTATCCGCGAGATCGAGAGGGATGGCTTCCCCATCGCAGGACGCATTGAGTGCCTGCTTAGCTCGGATACCGATGTAGGCATGGCGAAGACGATTGGCCTGGCGACACTGAGCCTGGCCGACCTGCTGGGTACGATGCGGCCCGACCTGCTTCTTCTTATTGCGGATCGCTACGAGATGCTTGCTCCCGCCGCCGTTGCTCTTGCACTACGAATTCCTGTCGCGCACATCGAGGGTGGAGAGATCAGTGAAGGCGCTATCGATGATGCGGTGCGCAACGCCCTCACCAAGATGAGCCATATCCACTTCACATCCACCTATGGAGCGCGTGCCCGCGTTCTTTCCATGGGAGAGGAAGAGTGGCGCGTGCAGCGTGCAGGAGCGCCTTCGCTCGACCACCTCACACGCCAGAAGCTCTATTCGCGCCAGGCGCTGGAGCAGCGGCTGGAGGTGAATCTGGCGCAGCCGACGCTGCTCGTCGCCTATCATCCGGTAACGATCCTGCGCGATACCACGGTAGAAGCGGATGCGCTGTTCGAAGCACTGGCGTCGATCGAGGGGCAGATTCTGTTCTGCTATCCCAATGCGGACGCTGGCAGCCGCCTTCTCATTGAGCGCACTCATGACTTCCTTCGCCATCGTGGACAGGGAAAGGTCTTCACCAACATGGATGCCCTTACCTACTGGAGCCTGTTACGCCACGTGGATGCGCTGGTGGGCAACTCGAGCAGCGGCATCATGGAGACTGCCTCCTTTGCTCTTCCTACGGTCAATGTGGGGATGAGGCAACAGGGACGCGAGCGTGCGCGCAACGTGATCGATGCCGCACCGGACGCTGGCTCCATTCGAGAGGCAATCCTCCAGGCACGCAGCCTGGCCTTTCGTAACTCTCTCGATGGCATGACGAATCCGTATGGCGAAGGAACAGCCTCGCGCAGGATTGTCGAGGTGCTCACTACTGTGCCACTAGGCCCCACCTTGCTGGTGAAGCATGCGCCGGAACGAGCGCTATGA
- a CDS encoding LacI family DNA-binding transcriptional regulator, with protein MAKKSDSLKTKRSPRKTSAKQKPAAEKKTGHVNLRTLAAYLDLSQTTVSLVLNDSPAAKSIPQETQQRVMDAARELKYRPNYFARSLRKSRSMSVGVIAPDLSEGYFTLVMSGVEQYLIRSHYFYFTASHYWHPDLIAEYPRMLLERAVDGFLLLNTPVEFEQSSVPVVAISAHRKVAGVTNIVLDHNRAAALALRYLYELGHRRIAFMRGPECIVDSDFRWSGIIAVSRELGLPVLPELTTRLSMSSFSPELGYLPMKEMLSRNLDFTAVFCFNDIAAIGAIRAIQDAGLRVPEDISVIGFDDIVSAAYYRPSLTTVRQPLREMGTTGAELLLERIAHPEKPYPSEIVMQPELIVRESTGPAAENARRS; from the coding sequence ATGGCTAAGAAAAGCGATTCTCTTAAAACAAAGCGTTCCCCCAGGAAAACATCCGCGAAACAGAAGCCCGCAGCAGAGAAGAAGACTGGGCACGTCAACCTGCGCACATTGGCGGCCTACCTTGATCTGTCGCAAACAACTGTATCCCTGGTCCTGAACGACTCGCCCGCGGCAAAGTCCATTCCCCAGGAGACGCAGCAGCGGGTGATGGATGCGGCGCGGGAGCTGAAGTATCGGCCCAACTATTTTGCCCGGTCCCTGCGCAAGAGCCGCAGCATGTCGGTGGGCGTTATCGCCCCGGATCTGAGCGAAGGCTACTTTACCCTGGTGATGAGCGGGGTGGAGCAATATCTGATCCGCTCCCACTATTTCTACTTCACGGCCAGCCACTACTGGCATCCAGATCTGATCGCGGAGTATCCACGGATGCTGCTGGAGCGGGCGGTGGATGGCTTTCTTCTACTCAACACGCCGGTGGAATTCGAGCAATCGTCCGTGCCCGTGGTTGCCATCTCCGCGCACCGCAAGGTAGCTGGCGTTACCAATATCGTGCTGGATCACAACCGTGCGGCTGCCCTTGCGCTACGGTATCTTTACGAACTGGGCCATCGCAGGATTGCGTTCATGCGCGGACCGGAGTGCATTGTTGACTCGGACTTTCGCTGGAGCGGCATCATTGCGGTTAGCCGCGAGCTTGGGCTCCCAGTGCTGCCCGAGTTGACCACACGCCTCTCGATGAGCAGTTTTTCGCCAGAGCTTGGCTATCTGCCAATGAAGGAGATGCTGAGCCGCAACCTCGACTTCACCGCCGTGTTTTGCTTCAACGATATTGCGGCGATTGGCGCAATACGCGCCATTCAGGATGCGGGACTGCGAGTGCCGGAGGATATCTCAGTGATTGGCTTCGACGATATCGTGAGCGCGGCATATTACCGTCCCAGCCTGACGACCGTACGCCAGCCCCTGCGCGAGATGGGAACCACCGGCGCCGAACTGCTGCTGGAACGCATCGCCCATCCTGAGAAGCCCTATCCGAGCGAGATCGTCATGCAGCCAGAGCTGATTGTGCGCGAATCCACTGGGCCAGCCGCGGAGAACGCCAGGCGCAGCTAG
- a CDS encoding carbohydrate porin → MTRFLLLALFLCLVPVAARPQTDAPPTHGSNAYVTDSLAPASDPGRESVPKGKPKAAEQDDHEETAMFPHLIADRIWISGQANFILQAHGPFHSPYQGTNSLIGQGETAGSRVLSLYTGVRLPHSTEVIFDLEETGGGGLSQALGLAGFTNLDVVRNPALGQGIYMSRVMVHQTIHLSSERTEVEPTPLSLARSVPSRRLEFRAGKMGMVDFFDTNAVGSDSHLQFTNWAIDNNGAYDYAADTRGYTYAAILEYQSRRFGVRFGEALMPKVANGIDLEWNLTVARGENLEIEFRPEWRKGWATTIRPIAYLNHANMGSYVEAINAWKAGATPLPDVTRSRHQGTLKQGFGLNIEQELPAHLRAFLRTGWNEGRHESFAYTEINNTIAIGMDLTGDSWNRKYDRIGSAIVSNGLSKDHREYLADGGLGFLLGDGRLNYGREFISESYYNVHVWRGLYAAAQLSIIANPGYNRDRGPAVIPGLRGHIDF, encoded by the coding sequence TTGACTCGATTTCTGCTGCTCGCGCTGTTTCTCTGCCTCGTGCCTGTCGCCGCGCGTCCGCAAACCGACGCCCCGCCGACGCATGGGAGCAACGCGTACGTCACAGACTCCCTGGCACCGGCGAGCGACCCCGGCAGAGAGTCCGTGCCGAAAGGAAAACCGAAGGCTGCCGAGCAGGATGACCACGAAGAAACGGCGATGTTTCCTCACCTGATTGCCGACCGGATATGGATCTCGGGACAGGCGAACTTTATTCTTCAGGCGCATGGCCCTTTCCACTCTCCCTACCAGGGAACGAACAGCCTTATCGGGCAAGGCGAGACGGCCGGCTCGCGAGTGCTATCGCTCTATACCGGCGTTCGCCTGCCGCACTCCACTGAGGTGATCTTCGATCTGGAAGAGACGGGCGGTGGTGGACTAAGCCAGGCTTTAGGGCTGGCCGGATTCACCAATCTGGACGTGGTCCGAAATCCGGCGCTGGGGCAAGGGATTTATATGTCGCGGGTGATGGTGCATCAGACCATCCACCTCAGCAGCGAGCGCACCGAGGTGGAGCCTACACCCCTTTCCCTCGCACGCTCCGTACCCTCCCGCCGCCTGGAATTTCGCGCGGGCAAGATGGGCATGGTGGACTTCTTCGACACGAACGCGGTGGGCAGCGACAGCCACCTGCAGTTCACCAACTGGGCAATCGACAATAACGGCGCCTACGATTACGCGGCGGATACGCGCGGATATACCTACGCCGCGATTCTGGAGTACCAGAGCCGCAGGTTTGGCGTGCGATTCGGCGAGGCTCTGATGCCCAAGGTTGCCAACGGCATTGACCTGGAGTGGAACCTGACCGTCGCGCGTGGAGAAAATCTGGAGATTGAATTTCGTCCGGAATGGCGCAAGGGATGGGCAACCACGATTCGGCCCATTGCCTACCTGAACCATGCGAACATGGGCAGCTACGTCGAGGCAATCAACGCATGGAAAGCAGGCGCGACCCCGCTGCCGGACGTCACCCGCTCGCGCCACCAGGGAACCCTGAAACAGGGCTTTGGCCTGAACATCGAACAGGAACTGCCCGCGCACCTGCGCGCCTTTCTCCGTACCGGCTGGAACGAGGGTCGCCACGAGTCTTTTGCTTATACCGAGATCAATAACACGATCGCGATTGGCATGGACCTCACTGGAGATAGCTGGAATAGGAAGTACGACAGGATAGGTTCGGCGATCGTCAGCAACGGACTGAGCAAGGACCACCGCGAATACCTGGCGGATGGAGGACTTGGCTTTCTACTCGGCGACGGACGCCTCAATTACGGCCGCGAATTCATCAGCGAAAGCTATTACAACGTACATGTCTGGCGAGGCCTGTATGCGGCAGCACAGCTCTCCATTATTGCGAACCCGGGCTACAATCGCGACCGCGGCCCCGCAGTGATTCCCGGACTGCGCGGCCATATCGACTTCTAG
- a CDS encoding methylmalonyl-CoA mutase family protein, with protein MQTRNTMAHGTSDRSRGKQAAENVSVAPDHSPGVKEWTANTLDPALARSPERPIGAATGINVDAQGHARFTTISGQPVQRLYTEADLPADWSSAQSKYLGLPGEPPYTRGIHPAGYRGKLWTMRQFSGFASPEETNLRYKYLLENGGSGLSVAFDLPTLMGRDSDDPQSEGEVGKCGVAIDSLEDMEILFDGIDLEKITVSMTINSPASVLWAMYLVVAEKQGADWDNISGTLQNDILKEYIAQKEYIFPPAPSMRLVVDTLEFGARFTPRFNPISISGYHIREAGSTALQELAFTLYDGVEYVEWALRRGLLVDDFAPRLSFFFNSHNDFFEEIAKFRAARKLWHRLMTERFHAKNPRSWWMRFHTQTAGVSLTAQQPKNNIARVALQALAAVLGGTQSLHTDAFDEALALPTENAARIALRTQQILAYESGVAATADPLGGSYFLERLTLDMEKGALDLFDRLDEMGGMVKAIEQGFPQKEIAEASYQYQRAVEAGEKIIVGVNDYLVDEPPQPILYIGEEVREAQTAKLKNLRMKRSNESVERTLDALCRTLEEQPQSARETISAANTMPAILECVRAYATVGEICSAMRKVLGTYEEVSIA; from the coding sequence ATGCAGACGAGGAATACCATGGCGCATGGCACATCGGATCGGTCGCGCGGCAAACAGGCTGCCGAGAATGTATCCGTTGCGCCTGACCACTCCCCCGGCGTGAAAGAGTGGACTGCGAACACGCTGGATCCTGCTCTCGCGCGGTCTCCAGAGCGGCCCATTGGGGCGGCAACCGGCATCAACGTGGACGCGCAGGGCCATGCGCGATTCACCACCATCTCCGGGCAGCCGGTGCAACGCCTCTACACGGAAGCAGACCTGCCGGCAGATTGGTCCAGTGCGCAATCCAAATATCTGGGGCTGCCGGGAGAACCGCCGTATACCCGAGGCATTCATCCTGCGGGCTATCGGGGCAAGCTGTGGACGATGCGACAGTTTTCCGGCTTCGCATCTCCGGAAGAGACCAATCTCCGTTACAAATATCTGCTGGAGAATGGGGGCAGCGGGCTCTCCGTGGCCTTCGACCTGCCAACGCTGATGGGCCGCGACTCCGACGATCCGCAGAGCGAGGGCGAGGTAGGTAAATGCGGAGTCGCCATCGATTCGCTGGAAGACATGGAGATCCTCTTCGACGGCATCGATCTTGAAAAGATCACGGTTTCGATGACCATCAACTCGCCCGCCAGCGTCCTATGGGCGATGTACCTGGTGGTTGCGGAGAAGCAGGGTGCGGACTGGGACAACATCTCCGGGACACTGCAGAACGATATTTTGAAGGAGTACATCGCGCAGAAGGAGTACATCTTTCCGCCGGCGCCATCGATGCGGCTGGTGGTGGATACGCTGGAGTTTGGCGCGCGCTTCACGCCGCGATTCAATCCCATCTCGATCTCCGGATACCACATTCGCGAGGCCGGCTCGACGGCGCTGCAGGAGCTTGCCTTTACGCTGTATGACGGCGTGGAGTACGTGGAATGGGCGCTGCGCCGCGGCCTCCTGGTTGACGATTTTGCGCCCCGGCTCAGCTTCTTCTTCAATTCGCACAACGACTTCTTCGAGGAAATAGCCAAGTTCCGGGCGGCCCGCAAGCTCTGGCACAGGTTGATGACGGAGCGCTTCCATGCGAAGAATCCGCGCTCCTGGTGGATGCGCTTCCATACCCAGACGGCCGGAGTCTCGCTGACGGCGCAGCAGCCCAAGAACAATATCGCGAGGGTTGCTCTGCAAGCACTGGCAGCGGTGCTCGGCGGCACGCAGTCACTGCACACGGATGCCTTTGACGAAGCGCTCGCCCTGCCCACAGAAAACGCGGCGCGCATCGCGCTGCGTACGCAGCAGATTCTTGCCTACGAATCCGGTGTGGCGGCCACCGCTGATCCGCTGGGGGGCTCGTATTTTCTGGAGAGGCTGACGCTGGATATGGAGAAGGGGGCGCTCGACCTCTTCGACAGGCTGGACGAGATGGGCGGCATGGTGAAGGCTATCGAACAGGGGTTCCCGCAGAAGGAAATTGCCGAGGCCAGCTACCAGTACCAGCGCGCGGTTGAGGCAGGAGAAAAGATCATCGTCGGAGTGAACGATTACCTGGTGGACGAGCCGCCGCAGCCGATCCTGTATATCGGCGAGGAGGTGCGCGAGGCGCAGACCGCGAAGCTGAAGAATCTGCGAATGAAGCGCTCCAATGAATCCGTGGAGCGCACCCTGGATGCGCTTTGCCGCACGCTGGAGGAGCAGCCACAATCCGCACGAGAAACAATCTCCGCGGCCAACACCATGCCTGCCATACTTGAATGCGTGCGCGCCTACGCTACTGTAGGCGAAATATGTAGCGCGATGCGCAAAGTTTTAGGGACTTATGAAGAGGTCTCGATCGCCTAA